The Pedobacter roseus genome contains a region encoding:
- a CDS encoding 1-aminocyclopropane-1-carboxylate deaminase/D-cysteine desulfhydrase, giving the protein MFEKIYSPVQKITFAPFNNLFVKRDDLIDSYISGNKWRKLKYILAKAGAENKTHLVTFGGAYSNHLVATAAAASRSGLKSTAFVRGEEVKNEMLLLCRLFGMKLIFVDRESYRDKHKLFKQHFTDDKQACFIDEGGASPEATIGCTEIIGELIEPYDHIFCAAGTGTTAAGLLKGIQQHQLNTKLHIIPVLKGGSFIEDEIVQYTPLTNHLHLHLDYHFGGYAKTTPELINFIKTFTAQTGLLLDPVYTAKMFYAIVDLQKLGTIGKDEKVLAVHTGGLMGLFGMKDKF; this is encoded by the coding sequence GTGTTCGAAAAAATATATAGCCCGGTACAAAAAATAACATTTGCGCCATTTAACAATCTTTTTGTAAAGCGTGATGACCTGATTGATTCTTACATTTCGGGCAATAAATGGCGTAAACTCAAATACATTTTAGCTAAAGCTGGGGCAGAAAATAAAACACATCTGGTCACTTTTGGCGGGGCTTACTCCAATCACCTGGTAGCTACTGCAGCTGCTGCATCGCGATCAGGACTTAAATCAACCGCCTTTGTGCGTGGAGAAGAAGTAAAAAACGAAATGTTATTGTTGTGCCGTTTATTTGGCATGAAACTCATTTTTGTCGACCGCGAAAGTTATCGCGACAAACACAAATTGTTTAAACAGCATTTTACTGATGATAAACAAGCCTGTTTTATTGATGAGGGTGGTGCTTCGCCCGAAGCGACCATAGGTTGTACAGAAATCATTGGTGAGTTAATCGAACCTTACGATCATATTTTCTGTGCCGCCGGCACGGGAACCACCGCAGCGGGTTTATTGAAAGGGATACAGCAACATCAATTAAACACAAAACTCCATATTATCCCTGTATTAAAAGGCGGCTCATTTATTGAGGATGAAATTGTGCAGTATACTCCCCTAACCAATCATTTACACCTGCATTTAGATTATCACTTTGGCGGATATGCCAAAACCACCCCCGAACTAATCAATTTTATTAAAACCTTTACTGCCCAAACCGGACTGCTGTTAGATCCTGTTTATACCGCAAAGATGTTTTATGCGATTGTCGATTTACAGAAACTAGGAACTATCGGTAAGGACGAAAAAGTTCTTGCTGTTCATACCGGAGGATTAATGGGGCTTTTTGGGATGAAGGATAAGTTTTGA
- a CDS encoding TetR/AcrR family transcriptional regulator gives MRPKSLEKEAAIRSIALQIISEQGLENLSMQKLAKAANISPRTIYIKYENKEDLLVKLFIEEVLGTYEKAVLENFQPEMPFAEGMKKLWLNTFNYLKNNKPAFSLIQYGKSSPLLNKAFQKKNIRQGEFFAPIHTFLKTNIETKLIPDLPHDVHRAILFSPIQDLVAEYFDYLDRPVQIITEEVILTCCEIIIKGITNQKNNEQH, from the coding sequence ATGAGGCCTAAAAGTTTAGAGAAAGAAGCAGCTATCCGATCAATTGCCCTACAGATTATTTCTGAACAGGGGCTTGAAAACCTGAGTATGCAAAAACTTGCTAAAGCAGCCAACATATCACCACGTACCATATACATCAAATACGAAAACAAGGAAGACCTGTTGGTAAAACTCTTTATTGAGGAAGTACTTGGTACTTATGAAAAAGCCGTATTGGAAAATTTTCAACCAGAAATGCCATTCGCAGAAGGGATGAAAAAGCTCTGGCTGAACACCTTTAACTACCTTAAAAATAATAAACCTGCTTTTTCACTCATTCAATATGGCAAATCCTCTCCCCTTTTAAATAAGGCATTCCAGAAGAAAAACATCAGGCAAGGTGAGTTTTTTGCGCCGATCCATACTTTCTTAAAAACTAATATCGAAACAAAACTTATACCCGATTTGCCGCATGACGTACACAGGGCAATATTGTTTTCACCTATTCAGGATCTGGTAGCGGAATATTTCGACTATTTGGATCGTCCGGTACAGATTATTACCGAAGAAGTAATTTTAACCTGCTGTGAGATTATAATTAAAGGCATCACCAATCAGAAAAATAATGAACAACATTAA
- a CDS encoding FAD-dependent oxidoreductase, whose protein sequence is MNNIKNKKIAIIGAGPGGLTLARLLQMDGFNVNVYERDADENARPKGATLDLHEESGLAALQAAGLMHAFMANYRPGADRTRIVDQHGNIVFEDNDTDNREAFRPEIDRGPLQKILLDSLEKNTVIWNSQFVSLKPKQDSWLIGFKNGDLVQADIVIAADGANSKIRPYITPIKAFYSGVTVVEGAVYSSATACPKIHALLNGGKIFAMGGEKSLIVSSKGDGSLVFYTGCNTDENWVKTSGIDFSDKSQVINWFKEEFSDWDPVWMELFKNASGAFVPRPQYCMPLDQNWETIPNLTMLGDAAHLMPPYAGEGVNMAMLDALELSQCLKHKAFQNSKEAISAYEKEMLKRASETADMTMQSTKALHSAGALNFLINVIGGA, encoded by the coding sequence ATGAACAACATTAAAAATAAAAAAATTGCCATTATTGGCGCCGGTCCGGGGGGATTAACCCTCGCCAGACTTTTACAAATGGACGGCTTCAACGTAAATGTTTACGAACGCGACGCTGACGAAAATGCACGGCCAAAAGGTGCCACCCTGGATTTACATGAAGAATCGGGACTGGCAGCCTTACAGGCGGCCGGGCTTATGCATGCATTTATGGCCAATTACCGTCCAGGGGCAGACCGTACACGTATTGTTGACCAGCATGGCAATATTGTATTTGAGGATAATGATACGGATAACAGAGAAGCTTTCCGACCAGAAATAGATCGAGGTCCGCTACAAAAAATCCTTTTAGATTCATTAGAAAAGAATACTGTAATCTGGAATAGTCAGTTCGTATCACTTAAACCTAAACAAGATTCATGGTTAATCGGGTTTAAAAATGGAGACCTTGTGCAGGCAGATATTGTAATTGCGGCTGATGGTGCAAACTCTAAAATCCGACCATATATTACGCCCATTAAGGCATTTTATTCGGGTGTTACTGTTGTAGAAGGTGCTGTTTATTCGTCGGCAACTGCATGCCCAAAAATTCATGCCCTGTTAAATGGTGGTAAAATATTTGCCATGGGTGGCGAAAAATCGCTCATTGTAAGTTCAAAAGGCGATGGCAGTTTGGTATTTTACACAGGTTGCAATACGGACGAAAACTGGGTAAAAACATCGGGCATCGATTTTTCAGATAAAAGCCAGGTGATAAACTGGTTTAAGGAAGAATTTTCGGATTGGGATCCGGTCTGGATGGAGTTATTTAAAAATGCTTCAGGTGCTTTTGTTCCACGCCCGCAATATTGCATGCCTTTAGATCAAAACTGGGAAACCATTCCAAATTTAACCATGCTTGGTGATGCGGCACACTTAATGCCACCTTATGCAGGCGAAGGCGTAAATATGGCCATGCTCGACGCCCTGGAGCTGAGTCAATGTTTAAAGCATAAAGCTTTCCAAAATAGCAAAGAGGCCATTTCAGCTTATGAAAAAGAGATGCTGAAAAGAGCTTCAGAAACGGCAGATATGACTATGCAATCCACAAAAGCACTTCATTCTGCAGGTGCACTTAATTTTTTGATTAATGTTATTGGAGGAGCGTAA
- a CDS encoding SGNH/GDSL hydrolase family protein: MSKKNYKRVILILLFSTTINFSFIPAKEIKWTAIGDSITYLNNHLNETGNRVTKGYLDRVKERLPNINYINQGHNGWTTVGIAKEIDKLGIVQSDLYSVFLGTNDWWAGIPAGSLNDYINNTGTGTTCGAYRIIIDKIRSLNPNAKIVIITPMQRNDFVYIANANNNAYGSYKAKNGQTLEMFANAIAEIGNHENFPVVDLYHNQKLKIEKAVKFKRLKNPSTGMYQNYKYPESATIPYQPKGDDYPYPPEAAKVTYDGLHPSDKGNKIIAESLVHVFKRYLGQ, encoded by the coding sequence ATGAGCAAGAAAAACTATAAACGAGTTATTTTAATCCTTTTATTCAGCACCACAATCAATTTTTCATTTATCCCAGCAAAAGAAATCAAGTGGACGGCCATTGGCGATTCCATTACTTACCTCAATAACCATTTAAACGAAACGGGAAACCGCGTAACAAAGGGCTATCTGGATCGGGTTAAAGAACGTTTGCCGAACATCAATTATATTAATCAGGGCCATAATGGCTGGACAACTGTTGGCATTGCAAAAGAAATTGATAAACTTGGGATCGTTCAATCAGACTTATATTCGGTTTTTCTGGGCACCAACGATTGGTGGGCTGGAATCCCGGCCGGTTCTTTAAACGATTATATCAACAACACCGGAACAGGCACTACCTGTGGCGCTTACCGCATCATTATCGATAAAATCAGAAGTTTAAATCCCAATGCTAAAATCGTAATAATTACACCGATGCAGCGGAACGATTTTGTGTACATCGCCAATGCGAACAACAATGCTTACGGCTCGTATAAAGCAAAAAATGGTCAGACTTTAGAGATGTTCGCCAACGCAATCGCCGAAATCGGTAACCATGAAAACTTCCCGGTTGTTGATCTTTACCACAATCAAAAACTTAAAATCGAAAAGGCAGTCAAATTTAAACGATTGAAAAATCCGTCTACGGGTATGTACCAAAATTATAAATATCCCGAATCGGCTACTATCCCCTACCAACCTAAAGGCGATGATTATCCTTACCCGCCCGAGGCTGCAAAAGTGACTTATGATGGTTTGCACCCTTCGGATAAAGGAAATAAAATAATTGCCGAAAGCCTGGTCCATGTTTTCAAAAGATACCTAGGTCAGTAA
- a CDS encoding SusC/RagA family TonB-linked outer membrane protein, protein MGLSALSLLMMSTTSNAAASITNGNPLSKKGFKKFDDIVKGKITDDKGETLVGVIVKVKNTTLVTTTDVNGAFSITIPTGTPSPVLVVSYVGYATQEIPVSGRSSIAIQLKSTINDLDEVVIVGYNAIKKSDLTGAVVSVGAEEIRSRPVTNALQAIQGKAAGVDITSNERPGQLGSILIRGVRSLTASNSPLYVVDGIPLQAGGIDAINPNDIETIDILKDASATAIYGSRGANGVVLVTTKKGKIGKVTLDYVGTATIETLQDRADMMNSGQYIEFRRDAYRRTAYLNSVNGTTTPSIYPYPVIATQAADREIFKQDPNMLTNLDMGWVNGVFDGSLVPTTDWGSLVTRTGVTQDHVLSVSGGTDKIKAYGSFGYLNQEGTQLGQDFERYSGKLSIEINPVKWFKMGANLTATYGLQNYGFQAASASGASSIYFAARGMLPLAIPFDANGNRINLPGGDINIQNPVLEADYNINLRKTLRTLGSVFAEVNILKGLKYRVNFGPDFSNYYNGRYQDAKSVNRDAGVPGSINNYAQLNQSNRFAYTLDHLLYYDKTINKHNFGVTLLQSSSSFREESSSLTGSKISLPNSLWYGLNTANITGLDGFNTDLRKSTLVSYMARANYSFNSKYLLTASARWDGASQLAAGNKWDFFPSTALAWRLEQEDFMKNIKWVSQLKLRLGVGSTGNSSVDIGSTLGLLQPLTYTFGSSAQTGYVSSDASLATPIPLPNKLLSWEKTLQYNLGLDFDILKGRISGSLDLYKSKTTDLILLKKIASVNGYTTSYDNVGSTKNRGLDLTLNTVNVKTTDFSWESTLNFSTSKDEIVKLDNGDMVNDRFFIGQRNGVAYDFVKEGIWQNTPEDLAEIAKYKANGVIFSPGSIKVKDLNGDYKIDANNDRAVLGHYNPSWTGGLTNTFGYKNFDLSIFIIARYNFLIATGAEALQGRFAQRVVDYWTPTNPTNDYPAPNYASASGDQYVSALNYQDASFIKIRNISLGYNFSANLAKKLTLSRLRVYAQAINPGLIHSNVSWIDPDLGGSTFNRGFVFGINASF, encoded by the coding sequence ATGGGACTTTCAGCGCTTTCCTTACTGATGATGAGCACAACCAGTAATGCAGCCGCCAGTATCACAAATGGCAATCCATTGAGCAAAAAAGGATTCAAAAAATTTGATGATATCGTAAAAGGAAAAATTACGGACGATAAAGGAGAAACTTTAGTAGGCGTAATTGTTAAGGTAAAAAATACAACCTTGGTCACTACCACTGATGTAAATGGTGCCTTTTCCATTACCATTCCTACCGGCACTCCAAGCCCGGTTCTTGTGGTTTCTTATGTTGGTTATGCTACTCAGGAAATTCCGGTGAGTGGCCGCTCATCAATTGCCATTCAGCTTAAAAGCACCATAAATGATCTTGATGAGGTAGTTATTGTGGGTTATAATGCGATTAAAAAAAGTGATCTTACCGGAGCTGTGGTAAGCGTTGGCGCTGAAGAAATAAGGTCAAGGCCGGTAACCAATGCATTACAGGCCATTCAAGGGAAAGCTGCCGGTGTAGATATTACCTCAAACGAACGTCCGGGTCAGCTTGGGAGCATTTTAATTCGTGGCGTAAGGTCACTAACGGCAAGTAATTCACCATTATATGTTGTTGATGGAATTCCTTTACAGGCAGGCGGCATTGATGCAATAAACCCTAATGATATTGAAACCATCGACATTTTAAAAGATGCATCAGCAACAGCCATTTATGGATCCAGAGGTGCTAATGGCGTGGTTTTGGTCACCACTAAAAAGGGAAAAATAGGTAAGGTAACGCTCGATTATGTGGGTACGGCAACCATTGAAACCTTGCAAGACAGGGCCGATATGATGAATTCGGGCCAGTACATCGAATTTCGCCGCGATGCCTACCGCAGAACGGCTTACTTAAACTCGGTGAATGGTACCACTACCCCATCTATTTATCCATATCCCGTTATAGCCACGCAGGCAGCTGATAGAGAGATATTTAAACAAGACCCTAATATGCTTACCAACCTGGATATGGGATGGGTTAATGGCGTTTTCGATGGTAGCTTAGTGCCAACAACCGATTGGGGAAGTTTGGTAACCAGAACCGGCGTTACCCAGGATCATGTATTAAGTGTGAGCGGTGGTACCGATAAGATTAAAGCTTATGGCTCTTTTGGTTACCTAAACCAGGAAGGAACGCAACTGGGGCAAGATTTTGAAAGGTATAGCGGAAAACTCAGCATCGAAATAAACCCGGTTAAATGGTTTAAAATGGGCGCTAACTTAACCGCTACCTACGGTTTGCAGAATTATGGTTTCCAGGCTGCAAGTGCTTCTGGTGCAAGTAGTATCTATTTTGCAGCCCGTGGCATGTTACCTTTAGCCATTCCTTTTGATGCAAACGGAAACAGAATTAACCTTCCGGGTGGCGATATTAATATTCAGAACCCCGTTTTAGAAGCCGATTATAACATCAATTTACGCAAAACCTTAAGAACATTGGGTTCTGTATTTGCAGAGGTTAATATTTTAAAAGGTTTAAAATACCGCGTTAATTTTGGCCCTGATTTTTCAAATTACTACAACGGAAGGTACCAGGATGCAAAATCGGTAAACCGTGATGCAGGCGTACCCGGATCGATCAACAATTATGCCCAGCTTAATCAAAGTAATCGGTTTGCTTACACATTAGATCATTTATTATACTACGATAAAACCATTAACAAACATAACTTTGGTGTAACGTTACTACAAAGTTCTTCTTCATTCCGCGAGGAGTCATCGTCATTAACAGGCAGTAAAATATCATTGCCAAATTCTTTATGGTATGGTTTAAATACAGCGAACATTACCGGCTTAGATGGTTTCAACACTGATTTGAGAAAATCTACACTGGTATCGTACATGGCCAGGGCTAATTACAGCTTTAACAGCAAGTATTTATTAACAGCATCAGCACGTTGGGATGGCGCTTCTCAGTTAGCTGCAGGCAATAAATGGGATTTTTTCCCCTCAACAGCATTAGCCTGGCGATTGGAACAGGAAGATTTCATGAAGAACATCAAATGGGTGAGTCAATTGAAATTACGACTTGGTGTGGGTAGCACGGGCAACTCATCAGTTGATATAGGTAGCACATTAGGTTTATTGCAGCCATTAACGTACACCTTTGGCAGTTCGGCACAAACCGGATATGTATCATCTGATGCCTCATTGGCCACGCCAATCCCTTTACCAAACAAATTATTGAGTTGGGAAAAAACATTACAATACAACTTAGGGCTTGATTTCGATATATTGAAAGGACGGATCAGTGGTTCCTTAGACCTTTACAAATCAAAAACAACCGACCTTATCTTACTTAAAAAGATTGCCTCTGTAAATGGGTACACCACCTCTTATGACAATGTTGGATCGACCAAAAACAGGGGACTTGATTTAACCTTAAATACCGTTAACGTAAAAACCACTGACTTTAGCTGGGAATCTACGTTAAATTTCTCGACCAGTAAAGATGAAATCGTGAAGCTGGACAATGGAGATATGGTAAACGACCGCTTCTTTATCGGACAGCGCAACGGTGTTGCTTATGATTTTGTTAAAGAAGGTATCTGGCAAAATACACCCGAAGATTTAGCGGAAATTGCAAAATATAAAGCCAATGGCGTAATATTTAGCCCGGGCAGCATAAAAGTTAAAGATTTAAATGGCGATTATAAAATTGATGCCAACAATGACCGTGCTGTTTTGGGCCATTACAACCCAAGCTGGACAGGCGGATTAACCAATACTTTTGGTTATAAAAACTTCGATCTTTCTATTTTCATCATAGCACGATATAACTTCCTGATTGCAACAGGTGCCGAAGCACTTCAAGGACGCTTTGCACAAAGGGTTGTAGATTATTGGACACCAACCAACCCAACCAATGATTATCCGGCACCTAACTATGCCAGTGCCAGCGGAGATCAGTATGTGAGTGCTTTAAACTATCAGGATGCTTCTTTTATTAAAATCAGGAATATATCCTTAGGTTATAATTTCTCAGCAAACCTGGCCAAAAAATTAACTTTATCAAGATTGAGGGTATATGCCCAGGCCATAAATCCTGGTTTAATCCACTCTAACGTGAGCTGGATAGATCCGGATTTGGGTGGTTCTACATTTAACAGGGGTTTTGTATTTGGAATTAACGCCAGCTTCTAA
- a CDS encoding RagB/SusD family nutrient uptake outer membrane protein has product MKKIINILTGIALLSGLMILPTSCKKSFLDEEVINSHNTSDFQTALGLDGLVIGMYQSLKFHFNYTWAYTTTNYGVDEFTVGGDRTEQMFNSYDGNFNSLSGDIAAVWDNMYGNINSANIVIKNVPVYYDGANKNVRLGEGYFMRAFDYFKLVKQFGAVPLKLEPSETIQEEFTRSPTSDIYAQIIKDFTQAYDLLPAAPAETGRITKWAAAHFLAKAYLFRASEINNDWNSSTKTADLQNAVKYADLVINSGTYTLATNFSDLWNFTTVDGSNETNKEVILAAQFSNNITTQGRYGNQIHLYYPSVYQTLPGMVRDLAGGREFQRLRSTDYAVDVFDRVNDSRFWKSFKTRYVCNNPASAPKWTAATAPTPVQAGQVKFVGGEESVLYIVNNAGDTRYTAADVNSSNPLPTDIGRRKANMFVRYFSGQPQSYLNAHGNYGVSQFVALSKFMDGSRNLVASQFGQRDGILARLAETYLIAAEAYGRLGQFAQAIPYLNRVRDRAAYKDGENRESYVDGGISYKTNPATNATALSSYSDKNTYFESNNIPVATTNTLSSMHLNSEADIFNSSREFYDKIAAVSQADKFTAFILNERSRELMGELMRWEDLARTKTLVSRTAAFNLEAKPVDSKHYLRPIPQSFLDVVKSGGAALTPAQKQALQNPGW; this is encoded by the coding sequence ATGAAAAAGATTATAAATATATTAACAGGAATTGCACTATTAAGCGGACTGATGATCCTTCCCACTTCCTGTAAAAAAAGTTTCCTGGATGAAGAAGTCATTAATTCGCATAATACTTCCGATTTTCAAACTGCATTGGGCCTTGATGGCCTGGTAATTGGCATGTACCAGAGTTTAAAGTTTCATTTTAACTATACCTGGGCATATACCACCACCAATTACGGCGTTGATGAATTTACAGTTGGCGGCGATCGTACTGAGCAGATGTTTAACTCTTACGATGGTAATTTCAACTCGCTATCGGGAGATATTGCGGCCGTTTGGGATAACATGTACGGCAATATCAACTCGGCCAACATCGTCATTAAAAATGTGCCGGTATACTACGATGGTGCCAACAAAAACGTCCGTTTAGGTGAAGGCTACTTTATGAGGGCTTTTGATTATTTTAAACTGGTGAAACAGTTTGGCGCTGTTCCTTTAAAATTAGAACCGTCAGAAACCATACAAGAGGAGTTTACCAGAAGTCCGACCAGCGATATTTATGCACAGATCATCAAGGATTTTACCCAGGCTTATGATTTACTTCCTGCAGCGCCTGCAGAAACAGGCAGAATTACCAAATGGGCAGCAGCGCACTTTTTAGCCAAAGCTTATTTATTCCGTGCAAGTGAAATCAATAATGATTGGAACAGCAGCACCAAAACTGCCGATTTACAGAATGCAGTAAAATATGCCGATCTGGTAATTAACAGCGGTACTTATACCCTTGCTACTAACTTTAGCGATCTTTGGAATTTTACCACTGTTGATGGTTCGAACGAAACCAATAAAGAGGTTATTTTAGCAGCTCAGTTTTCGAACAACATCACTACTCAGGGCCGTTACGGCAACCAGATTCACTTGTACTATCCATCTGTTTATCAAACTCTTCCCGGCATGGTGCGCGATCTTGCCGGAGGCCGTGAGTTTCAACGTTTAAGGTCAACAGATTATGCGGTGGATGTATTCGACCGTGTTAACGATTCCAGGTTCTGGAAAAGCTTTAAAACAAGATATGTATGTAACAACCCTGCAAGTGCCCCAAAATGGACTGCTGCAACAGCACCAACCCCAGTGCAGGCCGGCCAGGTTAAGTTTGTGGGTGGCGAAGAATCGGTATTGTACATTGTAAACAATGCTGGCGATACCCGGTATACAGCTGCCGATGTTAACTCAAGCAATCCCTTACCAACTGATATTGGCCGCCGTAAAGCAAATATGTTTGTTCGCTATTTTTCTGGTCAGCCGCAAAGTTACCTCAATGCCCATGGCAATTACGGTGTAAGCCAGTTTGTTGCACTCTCCAAATTTATGGATGGTTCCAGAAACCTTGTAGCTTCACAATTCGGTCAGCGTGATGGTATTTTAGCCCGTTTAGCCGAAACTTATCTTATCGCAGCCGAAGCCTATGGAAGATTAGGGCAGTTTGCCCAAGCCATTCCTTATTTAAATAGAGTAAGAGATCGTGCGGCTTATAAAGATGGCGAAAACAGAGAATCGTATGTGGATGGAGGTATCTCTTATAAAACAAACCCGGCGACAAATGCTACCGCATTGTCTTCTTATTCGGATAAAAACACCTATTTCGAATCCAACAATATCCCTGTAGCAACTACCAACACATTAAGTTCGATGCATTTAAACAGCGAGGCCGATATTTTTAACTCCAGCAGAGAATTCTATGATAAAATTGCAGCGGTATCTCAGGCTGATAAGTTTACAGCTTTTATTTTAAACGAAAGGTCAAGAGAACTGATGGGCGAATTAATGAGGTGGGAAGATCTTGCCCGCACCAAAACATTGGTGAGCAGAACAGCCGCATTTAATCTCGAGGCCAAACCTGTAGACAGTAAGCATTATTTACGCCCAATTCCACAAAGCTTTTTGGATGTAGTAAAAAGTGGTGGTGCGGCATTAACACCGGCCCAAAAACAGGCTTTACAAAATCCTGGCTGGTAA
- a CDS encoding family 43 glycosylhydrolase, translating to MKQFLLFYLLLSSISAFAQQNSKLQLMEKPLFRDPVYDGAADPVVIWNKGEKKWFMFYTNRRANVKNLDGVSWVHGTRIGIATSKDGVKWKYRDTCDIQYRLTDYTHWAPEVIENRGIYHMYLTYVPGVFKDWRHPRYIVHLTSKNLINWKFESKLNLASDRCIDACVFKLPDNQGWRMYYNNEMAGKSIYYADSKDLYHWEDSGKKIIGDKGCEGPKVFYWKNTYWMIVDNWKGLGVYTSNDLLTWKRQEKNILQEPGKGVDDGVMGGHCDVIVNDDRAFIYYFTHPGKTPENKGIDDYSTRRSSIQMAELKYENGEITCDRNKDLYLKELKH from the coding sequence ATGAAGCAATTTTTACTTTTCTATTTACTTTTAAGCTCAATCTCCGCCTTTGCACAACAAAACAGCAAACTGCAGTTAATGGAGAAGCCGCTGTTTAGGGATCCCGTTTACGATGGTGCTGCCGATCCTGTAGTGATCTGGAATAAAGGGGAGAAAAAATGGTTTATGTTTTATACCAACCGCAGGGCCAATGTAAAAAATCTGGATGGTGTAAGCTGGGTACATGGCACCAGAATCGGGATTGCAACCTCTAAAGATGGCGTAAAATGGAAATACCGCGATACCTGCGACATTCAATACCGCCTAACCGATTATACCCATTGGGCACCCGAAGTAATCGAAAACAGAGGCATTTACCACATGTACCTTACCTACGTGCCAGGCGTTTTTAAAGACTGGCGTCACCCCCGTTATATTGTTCATCTCACGAGTAAAAACCTGATCAACTGGAAATTCGAATCCAAATTAAATTTGGCATCCGACAGGTGTATTGATGCCTGTGTTTTTAAGCTGCCCGACAATCAGGGCTGGCGAATGTATTACAACAATGAAATGGCGGGTAAATCTATTTATTATGCCGATAGTAAAGATTTATACCATTGGGAAGACAGTGGCAAGAAGATTATTGGCGATAAGGGCTGTGAAGGTCCAAAAGTATTTTATTGGAAAAATACTTATTGGATGATTGTAGACAATTGGAAAGGCCTGGGCGTGTACACTTCAAACGACCTTTTAACGTGGAAACGACAGGAGAAGAACATCCTACAGGAACCAGGAAAAGGGGTTGATGACGGCGTAATGGGCGGCCACTGCGATGTAATAGTGAACGATGACCGCGCATTTATCTATTACTTTACCCATCCAGGCAAAACACCCGAAAATAAAGGCATTGATGATTACAGCACCCGAAGAAGTTCCATCCAAATGGCTGAACTGAAATATGAAAACGGGGAAATTACCTGCGATCGTAATAAAGATTTATACCTCAAAGAGTTAAAACATTAG